The genomic stretch CAAAAGCTTCACCGCGCTTTTCCGCTCCTGAAAAGGAAAAATTGCCATTTTGCGGAGGAGGAAAGGGAAAATATTCTGCTGTAACCAGGTAAATTCCCGGGGTACCAGGGACCTGCCAGCTCGCGAGTTGAAAACCATCTGCTACGCGACCCGCCGCTATGGTCCTGCCCCCCGCTTTCCAGCGGATATAGGGATCCTCCACCGCGCCCTGTTCCAGATCAGCGAAGAATACCATTCCTTCTCCGGGCAGTACCGTAGAGGGATACGCGCTGATGCCTTTTATATTACCGGCACTGGAGGAGATAAAGAAGGGAAGCTCCAGTTCCGCCTCGTCGCTATCCTCATTCCGGGACCTGACAGAAACGATGTAGTAGCCCGGGACCAGATCAGTGGTCTCCAGCAGCACCACCGAAGCCTTGACGTCATATTCCCGTGTTGAAATCAGAGCACCGGAGCCCTTGTGCACGCTTACCAGAAGAAGGTCCGGCAGGGTTGAGTCTGAATCAGATGCCAGGCTGACCGGTATCTGGTCCCCCGGTTCAAGCACTGAGCCCGCGGGTATCGTACTCAGCCGGATTGCGTTTGAAACGGCATAGATATCCATAAGCCCTGATTCGCCGCATCCTGAAAAAGACAGAACCCAGATCAGGACGAGTACAATTGAGGATAAAGCTGTAGCCGCTCGCCGCATCTTCATGGTTTATTAATAATATACTACTCTTTAAGGGAGGATTAAAACTCCTCCAGCAGGCTGCTTTCTCCTGGACCGAAAAACTCCTCCATCAGACTCTCCTGGCCTTCGCCGCCAAGCTGTCCATAGAGTTTGAACCAGTGTTCGATCCTGGCAATCCGGGTCCGTTCTTCATGGCGACGCCGCATAAAGTTCCGGAAAAAATCCGAAATACGGACACCGCCCACTGCCTCGTCCCGCTCAATCCCGGACTCATCGAGATAACGGGAAAGTTCTGCGAGGCGGAAAAACGTCTGTCGATACAGGGGTATAATGCTGCGCATCCGCGCCAGGGAAGGAGAAATTTCGGCGCGAAAACGGTAGAGATCACCACTTCCAAGGGGGGAAGAACCGTCGCTGCTGCGCCGGGCGTAATCTTCGAGCCTGGCCTGAAACCCTTCAAGGTCTGTATAGGCTTCGGCAAACCGGGGTTCAACCTGCTGAAACTGCTTAATATAGGCGCGGAAAAAAACCGGCGCACCGGCTCGAAAGATCTCCATCCTGGTCTCCTGCCACTGACGCCTGAACTCGTCATGTGCATCAGGCTCAACAACCACGGGACTGATATTCTGTCCCGGAACCTTCTCCGCCCCGCGGCCCGCAGAAGCAATAACCTCCCGCTGATTCTGGTCCTGGCAGCTGACACTCCCCTCTTCGCAAA from Marispirochaeta sp. encodes the following:
- a CDS encoding FecR family protein, with the translated sequence MRFTAAVLRRRTVFILVMLVFSIVPFAVTAQEVGRIEYLEGIVDIHRGGEIVELFSSDIGFPLEAIDTIQTGSDGRVEFSLSTLRQQGTSISVGNNTSFRVETSLEEGGAKTRIEVFTGSLSLKVARLSGREELSVKTESAVMGVRGTEFEVVTAPDGGVLVLCEEGSVSCQDQNQREVIASAGRGAEKVPGQNISPVVVEPDAHDEFRRQWQETRMEIFRAGAPVFFRAYIKQFQQVEPRFAEAYTDLEGFQARLEDYARRSSDGSSPLGSGDLYRFRAEISPSLARMRSIIPLYRQTFFRLAELSRYLDESGIERDEAVGGVRISDFFRNFMRRRHEERTRIARIEHWFKLYGQLGGEGQESLMEEFFGPGESSLLEEF